Proteins co-encoded in one Streptococcus ruminicola genomic window:
- a CDS encoding glucosaminidase domain-containing protein, with amino-acid sequence MKDKQVTKFFLACSTLVTCITLGINLTFRHAAHAVIAESGQVSPTATADFITSIGETARQIGQERNLYASVMIAQAVLESSSGQSALSQEPYYNFFGVKGAYNGNSVVMQTWEDDGSGNTYEIDQAFRSYNSLADSLNDYANLLSWNLYADTWKSNTSSYQDATAALTGRYATDTAYADKLNALIEQYGLTSYDEPLVTDEAQETTEQDNQTQQTNQATETVNPNHVWNKYRGSYTSSDILAEDEAWLAYIR; translated from the coding sequence GTGAAAGACAAGCAAGTGACAAAATTCTTTTTAGCTTGTTCGACCTTAGTTACTTGTATAACATTGGGAATTAACCTCACTTTCAGACATGCAGCTCACGCTGTTATTGCTGAATCAGGACAAGTTTCCCCAACAGCGACAGCTGATTTTATTACAAGTATTGGCGAAACAGCTCGACAAATTGGTCAAGAAAGAAACCTTTATGCTTCAGTGATGATTGCTCAAGCTGTTTTAGAATCAAGTAGTGGCCAATCAGCACTTAGCCAAGAACCTTATTATAATTTCTTTGGAGTAAAAGGGGCTTATAATGGTAATTCAGTCGTCATGCAGACTTGGGAAGATGATGGCAGTGGAAACACTTATGAGATTGATCAAGCCTTTCGCTCATACAACAGCTTAGCAGATTCGCTCAATGACTATGCTAATTTATTAAGTTGGAATCTTTATGCGGATACTTGGAAGTCAAATACCTCTTCCTATCAAGATGCCACAGCAGCTCTGACTGGTCGTTATGCCACAGATACTGCTTACGCTGATAAGTTAAATGCCTTAATTGAGCAATACGGCTTAACAAGCTACGATGAGCCGTTGGTAACCGATGAAGCTCAAGAAACTACCGAACAAGATAACCAAACTCAACAAACCAATCAAGCTACTGAAACCGTTAATCCGAACCACGTTTGGAACAAATACCGCGGTTCATACACTAGTTCAGATATTCTAGCGGAAGACGAAGCTTGGTTAGCTTATATTAGATAA
- a CDS encoding helix-turn-helix domain-containing protein → MIKYSPSGGVLLDNRVNELRKQFGKTMKELSAETGIGLSTISNYENGYSTPKKKNAQILANYFGVSVPYLLGLDDNPVLKNPSEDSFVKLFVKFLKDGSVVSKKIDDWTPFKDDVAGLLADISGTGILESHIDFLIKEKGYHPIIVKAYKQFLKEQSDTVFPYLLNKSGDKSSPYHYVWEEWEKSEEYKVMQKARQKKD, encoded by the coding sequence ATGATAAAATATAGCCCAAGCGGAGGTGTTTTATTGGATAATAGAGTGAATGAATTACGAAAACAATTTGGAAAGACAATGAAGGAATTATCTGCAGAGACGGGTATCGGATTATCAACTATTTCAAACTATGAAAATGGTTATTCAACACCTAAAAAGAAAAATGCCCAAATACTTGCAAATTATTTTGGTGTATCTGTTCCATATTTACTTGGCTTGGACGATAACCCAGTTTTAAAAAATCCTAGTGAGGATAGTTTTGTTAAATTGTTTGTTAAGTTTTTAAAAGACGGTTCTGTTGTAAGTAAAAAGATTGATGATTGGACACCTTTTAAAGATGATGTTGCCGGTTTACTTGCTGATATTAGTGGAACAGGAATTTTAGAAAGTCATATTGATTTTTTGATAAAAGAAAAAGGCTATCACCCAATTATTGTGAAAGCCTATAAGCAATTTTTAAAAGAGCAGTCGGATACAGTATTTCCATATCTGTTAAATAAGAGCGGAGATAAAAGCTCACCTTATCATTACGTTTGGGAAGAGTGGGAGAAGTCCGAAGAGTATAAAGTTATGCAGAAAGCTAGACAAAAGAAAGACTAA
- a CDS encoding iron-containing alcohol dehydrogenase — MSVFYVPSQNLIGRGVVKEIGGYIKRYGYKKALLVTDHFIAKSDILPKVTAPLDAENIDYVVYSDVDPNPTVKNVEEGLAALKENGCDFIISLGGGSPQDAASSMSILATNGGRPQDYEGVQKSEKQGLPVIAINTTAGTSAEITINYVITDEERKVKMVMVDKNSLALMSVNDPELMVSMPKSLTAATGMDALTHAIEALVTPGAYAATKKLSVGAIELIKEYLPRAVADGHDLEAREAMVNAIFLGGMAFNNAGLGYVHAMAHQLGAVYHLPHGVCCAMILPIVERENAKHVPAAFRDVAKGLGLHTEDKSDQECADYAIAEIEKLSATVGIPKKLTELDIKEEEFDFEFLSKNALLDACAPGNPFMPTLEETIALYKQLF; from the coding sequence ATGTCAGTATTTTATGTTCCATCTCAAAATCTTATTGGTCGCGGAGTGGTTAAAGAAATTGGTGGTTACATCAAGAGATATGGTTATAAGAAAGCTCTTTTGGTAACTGACCATTTTATTGCTAAGAGTGATATTTTGCCTAAAGTAACGGCACCGCTTGATGCTGAAAACATTGACTATGTTGTCTATAGTGATGTTGACCCTAACCCAACCGTTAAAAACGTTGAAGAAGGATTAGCAGCCCTAAAAGAAAATGGTTGTGATTTCATCATTTCTCTTGGAGGAGGTTCCCCTCAAGATGCTGCCAGCAGTATGTCCATCCTAGCTACTAATGGGGGTCGTCCTCAGGATTACGAAGGCGTTCAGAAATCAGAAAAACAAGGCTTGCCAGTCATTGCTATTAATACAACGGCAGGAACATCAGCTGAAATTACAATCAACTACGTCATCACAGATGAAGAACGCAAAGTCAAAATGGTTATGGTTGATAAAAATAGCTTGGCTTTGATGTCAGTCAATGACCCAGAATTAATGGTTTCAATGCCTAAGTCATTAACTGCAGCAACTGGTATGGATGCATTAACTCACGCTATCGAAGCTTTGGTAACACCAGGTGCTTACGCAGCAACGAAAAAACTTTCAGTTGGTGCGATTGAGTTAATCAAAGAATATTTGCCACGTGCAGTTGCTGATGGTCATGACCTTGAAGCGCGTGAAGCCATGGTTAATGCTATTTTCTTAGGTGGTATGGCATTTAATAATGCAGGACTTGGTTACGTGCATGCGATGGCTCACCAACTTGGTGCTGTTTATCATTTACCACATGGTGTTTGTTGTGCGATGATTTTACCAATTGTAGAACGCGAAAATGCCAAACATGTTCCAGCAGCTTTCCGAGATGTGGCTAAAGGACTAGGACTTCATACAGAAGATAAAAGTGACCAAGAATGTGCTGATTACGCTATTGCAGAAATTGAAAAATTGTCAGCAACCGTTGGTATTCCTAAGAAATTGACAGAACTTGATATCAAGGAAGAAGAATTCGACTTCGAATTTCTTTCTAAAAACGCTTTGCTTGATGCTTGCGCACCAGGCAATCCATTTATGCCAACATTGGAAGAAACAATCGCTCTTTACAAACAGCTATTTTAA
- a CDS encoding type B 50S ribosomal protein L31: MKQNIHPEYRPVVFMDTTTGYKFLSGSTKASDETVEFEGATYPLVRVEISSDSHPFYTGRQKFTQADGRVDRFNKKYGFTK; this comes from the coding sequence ATGAAACAAAATATCCACCCAGAATACCGTCCAGTAGTATTCATGGACACAACTACTGGTTACAAATTCCTTAGCGGTTCTACAAAAGCTTCTGACGAAACTGTAGAATTTGAAGGCGCTACTTACCCACTTGTACGTGTGGAAATCTCATCAGATTCTCACCCATTCTACACTGGTCGCCAAAAATTCACTCAAGCAGATGGTCGTGTGGATCGCTTCAACAAAAAATACGGTTTCACAAAATAA
- a CDS encoding DHH family phosphoesterase: MNTFEEILEKIKAYDTIIIHRHQRPDPDALGSQAGLRELIKHNFPAKKVLATGFDEPTLAWITTMDEVSDSDYDGALVIVTDTANTPRIDDDRYTNGDFLIKIDHHPNDDVYGDLLYVDTKASSASEIISDFAFSTGLKFSSEAARLLYSGIVGDTGRFLYPSTSSKTFMIASKLREYDFDFSSLARQMDSISFKIAKLQGFVYDNLEVDDNGAARVVLTQETMKKYNVTEAETSAIVGAPGRIDCVQSWAIFVEQANGNYRVRLRSKTQVINEIAKRHDGGGHPLASGANSYSLEENEQIYQEIKDLLASKN, from the coding sequence ATGAATACATTTGAAGAAATTTTAGAAAAAATTAAAGCTTACGATACTATTATCATTCACCGTCACCAAAGACCTGACCCAGATGCTCTAGGTAGCCAAGCTGGTTTACGTGAACTCATCAAACATAATTTCCCAGCAAAAAAAGTTTTAGCAACTGGTTTTGATGAGCCAACTCTTGCATGGATTACGACAATGGATGAAGTGTCTGACAGCGATTACGACGGTGCTTTGGTTATCGTTACAGATACAGCAAATACTCCTCGTATCGATGATGACCGCTACACAAATGGTGATTTCCTTATTAAGATTGATCACCACCCTAACGATGATGTTTATGGTGACTTGCTCTATGTAGACACTAAAGCATCAAGTGCCAGCGAAATCATCTCAGACTTCGCCTTTTCAACTGGTCTAAAATTTTCTAGCGAAGCTGCACGTCTTCTATACTCTGGTATTGTTGGAGACACAGGACGTTTCTTATACCCATCTACAAGCAGCAAAACCTTCATGATTGCAAGTAAACTACGTGAATATGACTTTGATTTTTCAAGTCTAGCTCGCCAAATGGACTCTATTTCATTTAAAATTGCGAAACTTCAAGGCTTTGTCTATGATAACTTAGAAGTTGATGATAATGGGGCTGCGCGTGTGGTGTTAACGCAAGAAACTATGAAAAAATACAATGTCACTGAAGCTGAAACTTCTGCTATCGTTGGAGCTCCAGGTCGTATTGATTGTGTTCAATCTTGGGCAATTTTCGTTGAACAAGCTAACGGTAACTACCGTGTTCGCTTGCGTAGTAAAACACAGGTCATCAACGAGATTGCTAAACGTCACGACGGAGGAGGGCACCCACTTGCCAGCGGAGCCAATTCTTACAGCCTTGAGGAAAACGAGCAAATCTATCAAGAAATCAAAGATTTACTAGCCTCAAAAAACTAA
- a CDS encoding tyrosine-type recombinase/integrase: MSIIKYKAKKSKTGYLYKVRIYRVIDGKRHDYFKSGFKTRREAKEHEAIIYHKKLTGELTELLKASERTFEEVFEEWFKTYQDTVERTTSVRTDDMFRLHILPILGNFKISKITPWQCQEFITEKGKTFRNIKQVKSYANQVFNFAVKMKLIAENPMRDITLPKRDHKQSDNFFNVDELHEFLAIVKAEESYKDYALFRLLAYSGLRKGELYSLRWSDIDFDKQILSITKNLGRIRGKAVEKRTKNRFSVRQIPLDDETISILREWKVRSKKEKGQLSVTPLIENDYIFTFVDRDGKIQPLYQDYINYNLKRIIDKHNLKKISPHGFRHTHATLMIEIGVDPVNAARRLGHASSQMTLDTYSHVTEAGGERTIKKFADYLKKSNN; encoded by the coding sequence ATGTCTATTATTAAGTACAAGGCTAAAAAGTCTAAAACAGGCTATCTTTACAAAGTCAGAATTTACCGAGTTATTGACGGGAAACGTCATGATTATTTTAAAAGTGGTTTTAAGACACGTAGAGAAGCTAAGGAGCATGAAGCTATAATTTATCATAAAAAACTAACAGGAGAGCTCACAGAGCTTTTAAAAGCTTCTGAGAGGACTTTTGAGGAAGTTTTTGAAGAATGGTTCAAAACATATCAAGATACTGTAGAGAGGACCACAAGCGTCCGTACTGATGATATGTTTCGGTTACACATCTTACCAATACTAGGAAATTTTAAAATTTCAAAAATAACTCCTTGGCAATGCCAGGAGTTTATCACGGAAAAGGGAAAAACGTTTAGAAATATTAAGCAAGTGAAGTCTTATGCTAATCAAGTTTTTAATTTTGCGGTTAAGATGAAGTTGATTGCTGAAAATCCTATGAGAGATATAACTTTACCAAAACGGGATCATAAGCAATCGGATAATTTCTTTAATGTTGACGAGTTGCATGAATTTTTAGCTATTGTAAAAGCAGAAGAGTCCTACAAAGATTATGCTTTATTTAGATTGCTAGCTTATAGTGGGTTAAGAAAAGGTGAACTTTATTCTTTGAGGTGGTCTGATATTGACTTTGATAAACAAATACTATCTATCACCAAAAATTTAGGGCGAATTAGAGGAAAAGCTGTTGAGAAAAGAACGAAAAACAGGTTCTCAGTAAGACAAATTCCCTTGGATGATGAAACTATTTCTATTTTGAGAGAATGGAAAGTACGTAGTAAAAAAGAAAAAGGGCAACTTTCAGTTACCCCATTAATTGAGAATGATTATATCTTTACGTTTGTTGATAGAGACGGGAAAATACAACCATTGTATCAAGATTATATAAATTATAACCTAAAACGTATTATTGATAAACATAATCTAAAGAAAATATCGCCACATGGTTTTAGACATACTCATGCAACATTGATGATTGAGATTGGTGTAGATCCAGTAAATGCTGCTAGACGGTTAGGGCATGCAAGTAGCCAAATGACACTAGATACCTATAGTCATGTAACCGAAGCTGGAGGAGAAAGAACGATTAAAAAGTTTGCTGATTATCTCAAAAAGTCAAACAACTAA
- a CDS encoding flavodoxin — MALVKIVYASMTGNTEEIADIVGNKFEELGHTVEVDECTTVDAADFEDADVAIVASYTYGDGELPDEIVDFYEDLADVDLTDKIFGVVGSGDTFYDYFCKAVDEFEAQFALTGATKGADSVKVDLAAEDEDIANLEAFAETISEKVN, encoded by the coding sequence ATGGCTTTAGTTAAGATTGTCTATGCCAGCATGACAGGAAATACTGAAGAAATTGCTGACATTGTTGGAAATAAGTTCGAAGAACTTGGACACACTGTCGAAGTAGACGAATGTACAACAGTTGATGCAGCTGATTTTGAAGATGCTGATGTTGCGATTGTTGCATCATACACATACGGTGATGGTGAATTGCCAGATGAAATCGTTGATTTTTACGAAGATCTTGCAGATGTTGATTTGACAGATAAAATCTTCGGTGTTGTTGGATCTGGTGATACTTTCTACGATTACTTCTGTAAAGCAGTTGACGAATTTGAAGCACAATTTGCCTTGACTGGTGCAACAAAAGGTGCGGATTCAGTTAAAGTTGACTTAGCTGCAGAAGATGAAGATATTGCAAATCTAGAAGCTTTCGCAGAAACTATTTCTGAAAAAGTAAACTAA
- the add gene encoding adenosine deaminase, which yields MDTTTLKELAKTELHCHLDGSISLETIRQLADMADIAVPAADEDLKDLVTAPAEAESLMDYLKAFDFVRPLLQTKEALHLAAYDVARQAAQENVIYTEIRFAPEFSMDQGLTASETVEAVLSGLKKAEADFGIVAKVLVCGMKQSPAHVTRDIFDHVIQLADKGLAGFDFAGNELDFPPAELEAIIKHTQELGLPLTFHAGECGCAHYIVDAIALDIKRLGHTTAIYDQPELIQEFVKKGVTAELCLTSNLQTKAAKSLAEFPFLTLKNAGAKITINTDNRTVSDTNLTREYALFAKHFGVGIDDFLTFNKNAIQASFTTEAQKADLLSKIDNLYKTFL from the coding sequence TTGGATACAACAACATTAAAAGAATTGGCAAAAACAGAACTTCATTGTCACTTGGATGGTTCCATCTCATTGGAGACAATTCGTCAATTAGCAGATATGGCAGATATTGCTGTTCCAGCAGCAGATGAAGATTTGAAAGACTTAGTTACCGCACCTGCTGAGGCAGAATCTTTGATGGATTATTTAAAAGCATTTGATTTTGTCCGTCCGCTTTTGCAGACGAAAGAAGCTCTTCATTTGGCTGCTTATGATGTTGCTAGACAAGCTGCGCAGGAAAATGTGATTTATACTGAAATTCGCTTTGCGCCTGAATTTTCAATGGACCAAGGCTTAACAGCTTCTGAAACTGTTGAAGCTGTACTTTCAGGTCTTAAAAAGGCAGAAGCAGATTTTGGCATTGTGGCTAAGGTTCTTGTCTGTGGCATGAAACAATCGCCTGCACATGTGACACGTGATATTTTTGACCATGTTATCCAGTTAGCTGACAAAGGATTAGCTGGTTTTGATTTTGCAGGAAATGAACTAGATTTTCCACCTGCAGAATTAGAGGCTATTATCAAGCACACTCAGGAGTTAGGACTTCCTTTGACATTTCACGCTGGCGAGTGTGGTTGCGCTCACTATATTGTAGATGCTATCGCCCTTGATATCAAGCGCCTTGGTCATACCACAGCTATTTATGACCAACCTGAATTGATTCAAGAATTTGTCAAAAAAGGTGTGACAGCTGAGTTATGCTTGACAAGCAATCTCCAAACCAAAGCTGCGAAATCTTTAGCTGAGTTTCCTTTTCTTACTTTGAAAAATGCTGGTGCTAAGATTACCATTAACACCGATAACCGTACGGTTTCTGACACTAACTTAACAAGAGAATACGCACTCTTTGCCAAACACTTTGGTGTTGGCATCGATGATTTCCTAACATTTAATAAAAATGCTATCCAAGCATCCTTTACAACAGAAGCCCAAAAAGCTGATTTATTATCGAAAATTGACAATTTATATAAAACATTTCTGTAA
- the mobV gene encoding MobV family relaxase gives MSYIVARMEKYKSSQLSGIYNHNERVFKNHSNKDIDPSRSHLNYELTNRDRTQTYHKQIKEHINENRISSRGIRKDAVLCNEWVITSDKTFFESLDQEQTKKFFESAKNYFAEKYGEANIAYASVHLDESTPHMHLGIVPMKDGKLSSKALFGSREKLREIQDELPKYLNKQGYHLQRGEVDSKKKHLKTEEFKEKQKILKMADKAIDKKNSEIDNAKSQLNNLQNDIDNKKQVLSELENKEWETVGTIEKYEKEIKELSDLKIDLTELDNFNIDNLQKNNLIKRTFDGKLKMDKETFEKLYHTAKKNISDNTKLKQELNKLQSENNQLSRNLLSYRKTSDENLILKQENRQLKDKVKTLDSQVTLLNKKVAIWREKAKEFMPKPVFQNTLSLVNSLSPIGLAKTVVRQVKNLVDKNS, from the coding sequence ATGAGCTATATTGTAGCTAGAATGGAAAAATACAAGTCTAGTCAATTAAGTGGTATTTATAATCATAATGAACGTGTTTTTAAAAATCACTCTAACAAAGATATCGACCCAAGTCGTTCTCACCTTAACTATGAACTAACCAATCGTGACAGAACTCAAACTTACCATAAACAAATAAAGGAGCATATTAATGAAAATCGCATATCTAGTCGTGGAATTCGTAAAGATGCTGTACTATGTAACGAATGGGTTATTACATCAGATAAAACGTTTTTTGAGTCGCTAGACCAGGAACAAACTAAAAAATTCTTTGAAAGTGCTAAAAACTACTTTGCTGAAAAATATGGAGAAGCTAACATTGCCTATGCTAGTGTACATCTTGATGAAAGTACACCACACATGCATTTGGGAATTGTACCAATGAAAGATGGTAAATTAAGCTCCAAAGCACTTTTTGGAAGCCGAGAAAAATTAAGAGAAATTCAAGATGAACTACCCAAATACCTTAATAAACAGGGGTACCATTTGCAACGTGGTGAGGTAGATAGTAAGAAAAAGCATCTAAAAACGGAAGAATTTAAAGAAAAACAAAAAATACTAAAAATGGCTGACAAAGCCATTGATAAGAAAAACAGCGAAATTGACAACGCTAAAAGTCAATTAAATAACCTACAAAATGATATTGATAATAAAAAACAAGTTCTTTCAGAACTTGAAAACAAAGAATGGGAAACCGTCGGAACTATTGAAAAATACGAAAAAGAAATCAAGGAACTTTCAGATTTAAAAATAGACTTAACTGAACTTGATAACTTTAACATTGATAATCTACAAAAAAATAATCTAATCAAACGAACATTTGACGGTAAATTAAAAATGGATAAAGAAACATTCGAAAAACTCTATCATACCGCAAAGAAGAATATATCAGATAACACTAAATTAAAACAAGAATTAAATAAACTCCAATCAGAAAACAATCAACTATCACGAAACTTATTGTCTTATCGTAAGACAAGCGATGAGAACTTAATATTAAAACAGGAAAATCGGCAGTTAAAAGACAAAGTCAAAACTTTAGATAGTCAAGTAACGCTATTAAACAAAAAAGTGGCTATTTGGAGAGAGAAAGCAAAAGAATTTATGCCAAAGCCAGTTTTCCAAAACACACTTTCACTTGTCAATAGCTTAAGTCCAATAGGGTTAGCCAAGACAGTTGTTAGACAAGTTAAAAATCTTGTCGACAAAAATAGCTAG
- a CDS encoding replication initiator protein A, with the protein MDYDSENFLIPKILFQDEFYSELSFNDIFVYSVLKDKQIEAAEKGWIDTDGSVYLSYTMKELAKMFSCSKETMIKIMRRLEEFNLIEREREDVFYGYSLPYRTYINEV; encoded by the coding sequence ATGGACTACGATAGTGAAAACTTTTTAATTCCTAAAATTCTCTTCCAAGATGAATTTTATAGTGAATTGTCATTCAATGATATTTTTGTGTACTCGGTCTTAAAAGACAAGCAGATTGAAGCTGCTGAAAAAGGTTGGATAGATACTGATGGTAGTGTTTATCTAAGTTATACCATGAAAGAACTCGCAAAAATGTTTTCTTGCAGTAAAGAAACAATGATAAAAATCATGAGACGTTTAGAAGAATTCAATCTAATTGAACGTGAAAGGGAAGATGTTTTTTATGGATATAGTCTCCCTTATAGAACTTACATTAACGAGGTGTGA
- a CDS encoding replication initiation factor family protein, with amino-acid sequence MDIKVSLDNITITAYVKTKKLHLLKELVESHVAIIVTTAMTDLFNASTKAEGRVILKIDYDKRKGQAFHARPFRLEFNPNKLRPIDKKIIDTIIPCLEDISISRADLAFDLFEVDCSEFVLEKKGRPTATKEFRSNLGKLETKYLGASRSEKQIRLYNKKIEQLENGTPAEKEFAKHFSNWWRLEFQLRNRSVEEIFDVINSIIFKPFDFTDLPVETQIYLVAYTRDKNVWKKLHRNTRTKYKKILESYKTSEIDYLELLKELLKHERPRLEKELAYFSGRTP; translated from the coding sequence TTGGATATAAAAGTCAGTTTGGATAACATTACAATAACAGCATATGTCAAAACAAAAAAGCTTCATTTACTAAAAGAATTGGTTGAAAGCCACGTTGCAATCATTGTGACTACTGCTATGACTGACCTATTTAATGCTTCTACTAAGGCTGAGGGTCGTGTTATCCTCAAAATAGATTATGACAAAAGAAAAGGACAAGCCTTTCATGCTCGCCCATTCCGTCTGGAGTTCAACCCTAATAAACTCCGTCCAATTGATAAAAAAATCATTGACACCATTATACCATGCCTTGAGGATATTTCAATATCCCGTGCCGACTTAGCATTTGATTTATTTGAGGTAGATTGTAGCGAATTTGTTTTAGAGAAAAAAGGCAGACCAACTGCAACAAAAGAATTTAGATCTAATCTAGGAAAACTTGAAACAAAGTATCTTGGTGCTTCTCGCTCAGAAAAACAAATTAGGCTATATAATAAAAAAATTGAGCAACTAGAAAATGGAACCCCCGCAGAAAAAGAATTTGCAAAACATTTTTCCAACTGGTGGCGTTTAGAATTTCAACTTCGCAATCGTTCTGTTGAAGAAATATTTGACGTTATTAATTCGATCATTTTTAAACCCTTTGATTTTACTGATCTACCAGTTGAAACACAGATTTATCTTGTGGCTTATACTCGTGATAAAAATGTATGGAAAAAACTACATAGGAATACCAGAACCAAATATAAAAAAATTCTTGAAAGTTATAAAACGTCCGAAATAGACTATTTAGAACTCTTGAAAGAATTACTTAAACATGAACGCCCGAGACTTGAAAAAGAATTAGCTTATTTTAGTGGTCGAACACCCTAA
- the sufB gene encoding Fe-S cluster assembly protein SufB, which yields MTKNRDYDYGFHDDLTPTYSTGKGLTEEIVRNISAYKHEPKWMLDYRLKSLELFYKLPMPDFGPDLSGIDFDDVIYFQKLADKKVNDWDDVPDKIKETFERLGIPQAERDYLSGAVAQYESEVVYHNMKEEFQKQGIIFTDTDTALQEYPDLFKEYFGKIVSNSEHKFAALNGAVWSGGTFIYVPKGVQCDIPVQTYFRINGENAGQFERSLIIVDEGASIQYIEGCTAPNYTTNSLHAATVEIIVKRDASFRYTTMQNWSDNVYNLVTERGKVEENGMLEWIDGNLGSKVNMKYPCSILDGPHAKTSVLSMAFANYGQHLDAGCKVYHNAPHTSSTLISKSVAKDGGKTDYRGSVYFGKHSEGSKSHIECDTILMDDLSSSDTIPFNEIHNSNVSLEHEAKVSKVSEEQLYYMMSRGISEEEATAMIVNGFMEPITKELPMEYAVEMNSLITMSMEGSVG from the coding sequence ATGACTAAAAATAGAGATTACGATTATGGTTTTCACGATGATCTTACTCCGACTTATTCGACGGGTAAGGGGTTAACAGAAGAAATCGTGCGAAATATATCTGCTTACAAGCATGAACCCAAATGGATGCTTGATTATCGCTTGAAGAGCTTGGAGTTGTTTTATAAACTTCCTATGCCAGATTTTGGACCAGATTTATCTGGAATTGACTTTGATGATGTCATTTATTTTCAAAAGCTAGCAGATAAGAAGGTTAATGACTGGGATGATGTTCCAGATAAGATTAAAGAAACTTTTGAGCGTTTAGGGATTCCACAAGCAGAGCGTGACTACCTTTCTGGTGCTGTAGCTCAGTACGAGTCTGAAGTGGTTTATCATAATATGAAAGAAGAGTTCCAAAAACAAGGAATTATCTTTACCGATACTGACACAGCTCTGCAAGAATATCCAGACTTATTTAAGGAGTATTTTGGAAAAATTGTCTCAAATAGTGAGCATAAATTTGCCGCTTTAAATGGTGCTGTTTGGTCAGGTGGAACTTTTATTTACGTGCCAAAGGGCGTGCAGTGTGATATTCCAGTACAGACTTATTTTCGTATTAATGGTGAAAATGCAGGACAATTTGAACGTAGTTTGATTATTGTCGACGAAGGAGCTTCAATTCAATACATTGAAGGTTGCACCGCTCCCAATTACACAACCAATAGTCTTCACGCAGCAACGGTAGAAATTATTGTCAAACGTGATGCTAGTTTTCGTTACACGACCATGCAAAATTGGTCTGATAATGTCTACAACCTAGTAACTGAACGTGGTAAGGTCGAAGAAAACGGCATGTTAGAATGGATTGATGGTAACCTCGGAAGTAAGGTCAATATGAAATATCCATGTTCGATTTTAGACGGTCCACACGCCAAAACGTCAGTGCTTTCCATGGCATTTGCCAATTATGGTCAACACCTAGATGCTGGCTGTAAAGTTTATCACAATGCTCCACATACCTCATCAACCTTGATTTCAAAATCAGTGGCTAAGGATGGTGGCAAGACAGACTATCGTGGTTCAGTTTACTTTGGCAAGCATAGTGAAGGCTCAAAATCACACATTGAATGTGATACGATTTTAATGGATGATTTATCAAGTTCAGATACTATCCCATTTAATGAAATTCATAACTCAAATGTATCTTTGGAACACGAAGCTAAGGTTTCAAAAGTTTCTGAGGAACAGCTCTATTACATGATGAGTCGAGGAATTTCTGAAGAAGAAGCAACAGCCATGATTGTTAATGGCTTTATGGAGCCGATTACCAAAGAACTTCCTATGGAATATGCCGTTGAAATGAATAGTTTGATTACTATGAGTATGGAAGGTTCTGTTGGATAA